TGCGCCCGTTATCGGCAAAACTCCTGCCTCCGACGGATGCGGAGCGCGACGGCATCATTGACCGGGAGAAACTCGGCGCTATCCAGGGACGCAGCCGCGAAGAACAGATGAAACGCGCCGAAGAATATTCGATTGCCGAGTACCCATGCGCTGCGGGCGGATGTCTGCTCACCGATCCGGCTTTTGCCCGCCGTCTCAAGGACCTTCTGGACAATCAAAATGACGTATCGATGCGCGAACTGAACCTGCTCAAAGTGGGTCGTCACTTCAGGTATCATGCGGCGAAAGTGATCGTGGGGCGCAACAGATCACAGAATGAGCACTTGGCTTCGATCAAAAAGAAGAATGAAGTGTACCTTGAATCGGTGGATATTCCCGGGCCGTCAGCACTTGTATCCGATGCGGTGAATGACGATACGATTGCATTTGCGGCGAAGGCTCTTGCATCGTACTCGGATGCAGTGGATCAAATTGTCACGATACGCATCAGCTGCGGCACGCCCTGGACGATGTCCGTACCGGTTGACAGGAACACCCGCGAATCGATTAAAAAGTGGAAGTTATAAGACGCCCGAAGTGTACATGGACATTCGAACGCGCACGTCTCATGCCGGGGTGTGCCCCGATGAACATACCGGTGCCATTTCAACGCCGATGTATCAAAGCGCTCACTGATAGATTATCAGCGCCTTCGCGGTTTTCACGCCGTTCGGGAGACGCACCGTATGCGGGATGTTCTTGGCAAGATAGGCGAGCTCCCCTTTCTTCATCCTGCGGCACTTCGTCTCATCGTAGAGATAAAAATCGAGCGAGCCTTCGATCACGATGAACAATTCCTCGGCATCATGCATGAGGAATTTACGCTGCTTCTTTGATGGTGCATAGGACACAAGAAAGGGGCGCATGGCGCGATCAGGCTTCTGATACGCAAGAGCGAAATAACACATGCCGTATGCCTACGCATCGTCACGATCGATGCGTTCGCCGTCGGCTATCGAGCTGAATACGTACGGCGGGGCTGTTTTATCAGTCTCGAAGAAATGCGACATGGTTATGCCGAGCGCAGCGGCTATGGCCGAAAGCGTTTTGAGCGACGGAGTGACCCGGAAATTCTCCAGGCGCGATATGAACCCCTTGCTGACACCGGTCTTTTTCGCCACTGCATCGATGGTGAGCTGCTGCCGCTGCCTGTTCTCTTTCACCGTACGCGCGATGTGCACCAAGTCCATTGTGTACCGCCATTTACCAGCATGTTTACCCGGAGTATACGTCGTGTGTACACGCTTGTCAATCGGATGCGCCATGCTGTCTTGACAAATCCGGCGATGTTAGTATTATATATACCATTAGTTAACTCGGTGGTAAACAATGTCGCCTCACCAGAGACCAGGCATCATCGCCCATAAGGGTTTTGCTATGTCCTGGCCGGAGAACACCCTCACTGCGATACGCGGCGCCCTCGGACTTGGTTCGCCCGAGATGGCGGGTATTGAGATCGATATACAGCTGACCGGCGACGGCCGCATCGTCATGTGGCATGATGCCGATCTGAAGCAGATCGTCGGGCAGGATATCGTCATACGTAACACAGCATATGCTGCTATCGCACAGATAACGAGAGCGCACCCCCATTTCGCAGGCGAACCAATGGCGCTCCTTGAGGATGTACTTGCAGCGACCGATCACAAAACGGCGCTCTATATCGAGATAAAGGCTTATCCCTACGCTTATGACACGCTCATTGAAGCACTGAGAAAGCTTCTTACGTCGTATGCACCGCGCCGCGATATAATACTGCATTCATTTTCGCCGGACATGCTGCGCCGCACCCGTGCTGCGATGAGCGAGCTCGGCATACGCTTTGGTTTCCTTTTCGGCGCTATCGCAGAACTACAGCACGCGCCATCTGACGTCATCGCATCGATGGATTATCTGCATCCTCATTTCAATATACTGACATCGCACGGCAAAGAGCTTGCGGACCAGAACAAGCCGCTGAATATCTGGACGGTGAACGGTGCCGCCGATGTACGTAACCTTGCGGAAAGCAGCGCGTGGCCCCTTGTCGAAAGCATCATTACC
The window above is part of the Spirochaetota bacterium genome. Proteins encoded here:
- a CDS encoding cupin domain-containing protein encodes the protein MCYFALAYQKPDRAMRPFLVSYAPSKKQRKFLMHDAEELFIVIEGSLDFYLYDETKCRRMKKGELAYLAKNIPHTVRLPNGVKTAKALIIYQ
- a CDS encoding helix-turn-helix transcriptional regulator, encoding MDLVHIARTVKENRQRQQLTIDAVAKKTGVSKGFISRLENFRVTPSLKTLSAIAAALGITMSHFFETDKTAPPYVFSSIADGERIDRDDA
- a CDS encoding glycerophosphodiester phosphodiesterase family protein, encoding MSPHQRPGIIAHKGFAMSWPENTLTAIRGALGLGSPEMAGIEIDIQLTGDGRIVMWHDADLKQIVGQDIVIRNTAYAAIAQITRAHPHFAGEPMALLEDVLAATDHKTALYIEIKAYPYAYDTLIEALRKLLTSYAPRRDIILHSFSPDMLRRTRAAMSELGIRFGFLFGAIAELQHAPSDVIASMDYLHPHFNILTSHGKELADQNKPLNIWTVNGAADVRNLAESSAWPLVESIITDNNHLYENH